One stretch of Castor canadensis chromosome 14, mCasCan1.hap1v2, whole genome shotgun sequence DNA includes these proteins:
- the LOC109680686 gene encoding olfactory receptor 7D4-like has protein sequence MGRENDSEITEFLISGLSEDPELQPILFGLFLSMYLVTVLGNLIIILANSSDSHLHTPMYFFLCNLSFIDICLSSTTVPKMLTNIQAQNKEISYRGCLTQVYFLMIFAGMDNFLLTVMAFDQFVAICHPLNCMVIMNPCLCGLLVLMSWFIIFWVSLLHLLVLTHLKFYTATQVFHYVCDLPHLLQVTHSDAHINNIILYILTALLAVFPVIGILFSYFQIITTLMRMSSTLGKYKIFSTCGSHICVVSLFYGTGLGVYLSSTLTHSSQKNMIVSVMYTVVTPMLNPFIHSLRNKDVKRALGRLLSQALSCP, from the coding sequence ATGGGAAGAGAAAATGACTCAGAAATCACAGAATTCCTAATCTCAGGGCTCTCAGAAGATCCTGAACTACAGCCCATTCTCTTTGGGctgttcctgtccatgtacctAGTTACAGTACTTGGGAATCTGATCATCATTCTGGCTAATAGCTCTGATTCTCATcttcacacccccatgtacttcttcctctgcaACTTGTCCTTTATTGACATTTGTTTGTCCTCTACTACAGTCCCAAAGATGTTGACAAACATCCAGGCACAGAATAAAGAAATTTCTTACAGAGGATGTCTCACTCAAgtgtattttttaatgatttttgctGGAATGGATAATTTTCTACTAACTGTGATGGCCTTTGACCAATTTGTGGCTATCTGTCACCCTCTGAATTGCATGGTCATTATGAATCCTTGTCTCTGTGGCCTCCTTGTTCTGATGTCTTGGTTcataattttttgggtgtctctCCTTCATCTTCTAGTGTTAACACATCTGAAATTTTATACAGCTACTCAAGTTTTCCATTATGTCTGTGATCTCCCTCACCTTCTCCAAGTGACCCACTCTGATGCCCACATTAATAACATCATCTTGTACATACTAACTGCACTGCTAGCTGTATTTCCTGTCATTGGGATCTTGTTCTCTTACTTTCAGATTATCACTACCTTAATGAGGATGTCCTCAACTCTTGGCAAATATAAGATATTTTCCACCTGTGGTTCTCATATCTGTGTGGTTTCCTTGTTCTATGGAACAGGGCTTGGAGTTTATCTCAGCTCTACTCTGactcattcttcacagaaaaacatgatTGTCTCAGTGATGTACACTGTGGTCACCCCAATGCTGAACCCTTTCATCCACAGCCTGAGGAACAAAGACGTGAAGAGAGCCCTGGGAAGACTCCTCAGCCAAGCATTGTCTTGTCCTTGA